In Sulfurihydrogenibium subterraneum DSM 15120, a single window of DNA contains:
- a CDS encoding cytochrome-c peroxidase encodes MKKVLIVSLALATTVISKDYSDKDLLKQAQNYFSPLPKTFPSKDNEITKEKVNLGRLLFFERRLSTNDMISCATCHAIEYYYSSPAARQMGALALQPRNAPTVLNSAGQFVQHWIGNRKDVEDQALQSLTGPAAFGNKSKEEVENKLKFIPEYVELFKKAFPNENDPVKAENIAKAIGAFERTLSTPSRFDEFLKGNTKALTEKEKKGLKLFMEVGCVSCHNGSLLGGNTYQKFGIFQPYWNYTKSENIDEGRYVVTKNEEDKYVFKVPILRNVMMTAPYFHDGSVKNIEDAIWIMAKVQLNKELNKEQVEFIKSFLNSLTGDIPKEYTKPPILPTQ; translated from the coding sequence ATGAAAAAAGTTTTAATTGTAAGTTTAGCTTTAGCTACAACTGTAATATCAAAAGATTATTCAGATAAAGACTTATTAAAACAAGCTCAAAACTACTTTTCTCCCTTGCCTAAAACATTTCCATCTAAAGATAATGAGATAACAAAAGAGAAGGTAAATTTAGGTAGATTACTCTTTTTTGAAAGAAGACTTTCAACAAACGATATGATAAGCTGTGCTACTTGCCATGCTATAGAATACTACTACTCATCTCCAGCTGCCAGACAGATGGGTGCATTAGCATTACAACCAAGGAATGCTCCAACAGTCCTAAATTCCGCTGGTCAGTTTGTTCAACACTGGATAGGAAATAGAAAAGATGTAGAAGACCAAGCTCTACAATCCTTAACAGGACCCGCAGCCTTTGGTAATAAATCAAAAGAAGAAGTAGAAAACAAATTAAAATTTATACCTGAATACGTAGAGCTCTTTAAAAAAGCCTTCCCTAATGAAAACGACCCAGTAAAAGCAGAAAACATAGCAAAAGCCATAGGTGCATTTGAGAGAACCCTGTCTACTCCTTCAAGATTTGACGAATTTTTAAAAGGAAATACAAAAGCATTAACAGAAAAAGAAAAGAAGGGTTTAAAGCTTTTTATGGAAGTAGGATGTGTATCTTGTCATAATGGCTCTCTCCTGGGTGGAAATACGTATCAGAAATTTGGTATATTCCAACCTTACTGGAATTACACAAAAAGTGAAAATATAGATGAAGGTAGATACGTTGTTACTAAAAATGAAGAAGACAAGTATGTTTTTAAAGTTCCAATCTTGAGAAATGTTATGATGACAGCTCCATACTTTCACGATGGTTCTGTAAAAAATATTGAAGATGCAATATGGATTATGGCTAAAGTTCAGCTAAATAAAGAGTTGAATAAAGAACAAGTAGAATTTATAAAATCTTTTCTAAACAGTTTAACAGGAGATATTCCAAAAGAGTATACCAAACCACCTATTTTACCAACTCAATAA
- a CDS encoding DsrE family protein, protein MKKFFVLFVVLLFSLKSFSQEKPQFDSTLPDKIKAVFDWTLENPSNSVMATNFISNFIKAYDEFNPMGEYKLAIVSHGAEVLIFAKKNYEKHKEVIDRLKSMTQSYGLKIYVCRNTMRFFGLKEEDMQPFIIIVPAGVVELAKLQEEGYRLIPAVVHDLNKVKESYK, encoded by the coding sequence ATGAAAAAATTTTTTGTGCTTTTTGTAGTTTTGCTTTTTTCTCTAAAATCCTTTTCTCAAGAAAAACCACAGTTTGACTCTACACTTCCAGACAAAATTAAAGCTGTTTTTGATTGGACGCTTGAAAATCCTTCGAACAGCGTTATGGCTACTAACTTTATATCTAACTTTATCAAAGCCTACGATGAGTTTAACCCAATGGGAGAGTACAAGTTAGCAATAGTAAGCCACGGTGCAGAAGTTTTAATATTTGCAAAGAAGAACTACGAAAAACACAAAGAAGTAATAGATAGGCTTAAATCAATGACACAAAGCTACGGACTTAAAATTTACGTGTGTAGAAATACCATGAGATTTTTTGGTTTAAAAGAAGAAGACATGCAACCTTTTATTATAATTGTCCCTGCAGGTGTTGTAGAACTTGCAAAATTACAAGAAGAAGGTTATAGATTAATACCAGCAGTTGTCCACGATTTAAATAAAGTTAAAGAAAGTTATAAATAG
- a CDS encoding porin, giving the protein MRKVVLSTAVGLAATTLLANPSQAAPKFYFGDGKELEIFFMNQLWGVYTMDRVECTAIDNTGKCTNFTSEKNRADFLLRRSRVGFQGKINEDLSWRVWFAYDNVGLDSHTALAQSQTAQSPNKSKTSKSIGLVGLNSNNQQFYLWDAFFTYALHKNWANITVGYFRPQVGRESITAGFEVTSFEKALTNFYPRQHLVKTGPGRETGINIGGLYNDEKAKWGINYNFGVFNTDKYKTDKNWNPLLTARVALSLGDPEMKKYGMGYKVNYFGKRNGATVAINYAYQGKTDDFKSNQLLGFDILANYKDFTFNAEYDELKRNFDNSALNYKDKVWHIRAGYNFTLPNKTILEPAITYSELKAGGNSSPNGDGKFKVTDIGLNWYIKGNNMKLNIHYANQDGSSKSPYSWYGTDKAGDYIGVGLQLIF; this is encoded by the coding sequence ATGAGAAAAGTAGTTCTCTCAACAGCTGTAGGATTGGCTGCAACAACCTTACTGGCAAACCCATCTCAAGCAGCTCCTAAGTTTTACTTTGGAGATGGAAAAGAGTTAGAAATCTTCTTCATGAACCAGCTCTGGGGCGTTTACACGATGGATAGGGTGGAATGTACAGCTATAGACAATACAGGCAAATGTACAAATTTCACTTCTGAAAAAAACAGAGCCGATTTTCTTTTAAGAAGATCAAGAGTAGGATTTCAAGGTAAAATTAATGAAGATTTATCTTGGAGAGTATGGTTTGCCTATGATAACGTTGGTTTGGATTCACATACAGCTTTAGCTCAAAGTCAAACAGCTCAAAGTCCAAATAAATCAAAAACATCAAAATCCATAGGATTAGTAGGGCTAAACTCAAACAATCAACAATTCTATCTTTGGGATGCGTTTTTCACTTATGCACTTCATAAAAACTGGGCTAACATTACGGTAGGTTATTTTAGACCACAGGTAGGTAGAGAAAGCATTACAGCAGGATTTGAAGTTACTTCTTTTGAAAAGGCACTTACAAACTTTTATCCAAGACAGCACTTAGTCAAAACAGGACCAGGTCGTGAAACAGGTATAAATATTGGTGGTCTTTACAACGATGAAAAAGCAAAGTGGGGAATAAACTACAACTTTGGAGTATTTAACACTGATAAATACAAAACTGATAAAAATTGGAATCCACTCTTAACTGCAAGAGTAGCTCTTTCTCTTGGAGACCCTGAAATGAAAAAATACGGAATGGGATATAAAGTTAACTACTTTGGGAAAAGAAATGGAGCAACCGTAGCTATTAACTACGCTTATCAAGGAAAAACAGATGATTTTAAATCGAATCAATTACTTGGTTTTGATATACTGGCAAACTACAAAGACTTTACATTTAACGCAGAGTATGACGAGCTAAAAAGAAACTTTGACAACTCAGCTTTAAACTACAAAGACAAAGTATGGCACATAAGAGCTGGCTATAACTTTACATTACCGAACAAAACAATCTTAGAACCTGCTATAACCTATTCTGAATTAAAAGCTGGTGGTAATTCAAGTCCAAATGGTGATGGTAAGTTTAAAGTTACTGATATTGGTTTAAACTGGTATATAAAAGGAAACAATATGAAGTTAAATATTCATTATGCTAACCAAGATGGAAGTTCGAAATCACCATACTCTTGGTACGGAACAGATAAAGCTGGAGATTACATAGGTGTTGGATTACAATTAATATTCTGA
- a CDS encoding DUF302 domain-containing protein, with translation MKKFILACSSILLFSCGGTIKDVSFETGDYLGTGYDEKPQKKITLQKENKEKQPVEKKSFLSALSSAVVSGSEDDEDMSEIYERSTTMSYQELDLLLRTELENANFKIVHVLNITKGVEEQGVKDFWKHMHIYLVCKLSECSKILKHNPQLASQFPIRVYTYEKDGRLVIGVFKPSTAIKYMGNLDADGIKALKTLDREIKKVIDTITK, from the coding sequence ATGAAAAAGTTTATTTTAGCATGTAGTAGCATTTTACTATTTTCCTGTGGTGGAACGATAAAAGACGTATCTTTTGAAACAGGAGACTACTTAGGAACAGGATATGATGAAAAGCCTCAAAAAAAGATTACATTACAAAAAGAAAATAAAGAAAAACAGCCTGTAGAAAAAAAATCTTTCCTTTCTGCTTTATCTTCTGCTGTCGTATCAGGTAGTGAAGATGACGAAGATATGTCTGAAATTTACGAAAGGTCAACCACTATGTCCTATCAAGAGTTAGACCTACTTTTAAGAACGGAGCTTGAAAACGCAAACTTTAAAATAGTCCACGTTTTAAACATTACAAAAGGAGTAGAAGAGCAAGGAGTTAAAGACTTTTGGAAGCACATGCACATTTACTTAGTCTGTAAACTTTCAGAATGCTCTAAAATACTTAAGCACAATCCACAACTTGCATCTCAATTCCCTATAAGAGTCTATACATATGAAAAAGATGGAAGATTAGTTATAGGCGTTTTTAAACCTTCAACCGCTATAAAGTACATGGGGAACCTTGACGCAGATGGAATAAAAGCATTAAAAACCTTAGACAGAGAAATAAAAAAAGTAATAGATACTATAACCAAATAA
- the soxB gene encoding thiosulfohydrolase SoxB produces MNISRRDLFHLAAISGLSLTSSNVFAKLNELNPESFFEFKGVGNVTLLHICDLHAHLKPLYWREPSTLISAKELIGTPGFLCGKSFMQYYGIKPNTIRAYFDTYIGFEELAKKYGKMGGVSYIKSLVNRIKAERGSDKVLFMDSGDTWQGTAVGLFTQGKAIVDAQNALGIDIMVGHWEFTYGKDRVLELINKHLKAEFISQNIADEMWGDLIFKPYTIREVGGVKVAVIGNSFPYTPIANPKEFIEGWTFGIQPERLQKFVNEVRSKGADVVVLLSHNGFTLDQALAKMVKGIDVILSGHTHDPAPKPVIVDNTIIVIAGSHGKYLGRLDLEVKNKKITNFAFKLYPVASNFIKPDPEVEKLVEEVYKPYESQLSQVIGKTQTILYKRDTFYSTFDRVIMDALKEETDCEIVFNPGYRWGTTVLPGGNITVDDVYSMTAITYPDVYRFELTGQQIKNLLEDIADNVFNSNPLYQQGGDMSRTLGLDYEIKISAPTGQRISNIKVNGKDLDPNRSYVVASWGGNLYRAGKNAKKFRPVYDITIDYLKRVKVVNPPLKSNVKILDVGCGCPTSEGKCL; encoded by the coding sequence ATGAACATATCAAGAAGAGACCTTTTCCACCTTGCGGCTATTTCGGGATTATCATTAACCTCATCTAATGTTTTTGCAAAGCTGAACGAATTAAACCCTGAAAGCTTTTTTGAATTTAAGGGGGTTGGAAACGTTACACTTTTACACATCTGCGACCTTCACGCTCACTTAAAACCACTTTACTGGAGAGAGCCATCTACTTTAATATCTGCAAAAGAACTTATAGGAACGCCGGGATTTTTATGTGGAAAATCATTTATGCAGTACTATGGAATAAAACCAAACACTATTAGAGCTTACTTTGATACTTACATAGGTTTTGAAGAATTGGCAAAAAAATATGGCAAAATGGGTGGTGTATCTTACATAAAATCTCTCGTAAACCGTATAAAAGCAGAAAGAGGATCTGACAAAGTTTTATTTATGGATTCAGGAGATACTTGGCAAGGAACTGCAGTAGGTCTTTTCACACAAGGAAAAGCCATAGTAGACGCTCAAAATGCACTTGGTATAGACATAATGGTAGGACACTGGGAGTTTACTTACGGAAAAGACAGAGTCTTAGAACTTATAAACAAACACTTAAAAGCAGAGTTTATATCTCAAAACATAGCAGATGAAATGTGGGGAGACCTTATATTTAAACCTTATACAATAAGAGAAGTAGGTGGAGTAAAAGTTGCCGTTATAGGAAACTCTTTCCCTTACACACCTATTGCAAACCCAAAAGAATTTATAGAAGGTTGGACGTTTGGTATTCAACCAGAAAGATTACAAAAATTTGTTAATGAAGTCAGAAGCAAAGGAGCTGACGTTGTAGTTTTACTATCCCACAATGGATTTACCTTAGACCAAGCACTTGCTAAGATGGTAAAAGGAATAGATGTTATTTTATCAGGACACACTCACGACCCAGCTCCAAAACCTGTAATAGTTGATAACACGATAATAGTAATAGCAGGAAGCCACGGTAAATATTTAGGAAGGCTTGACTTAGAAGTTAAAAACAAAAAAATAACAAATTTTGCATTTAAACTCTATCCTGTAGCATCAAACTTTATAAAACCAGACCCTGAAGTTGAAAAGTTAGTTGAAGAAGTTTATAAACCATACGAAAGCCAGCTCTCTCAAGTAATAGGTAAAACCCAAACTATACTGTATAAGAGAGATACATTCTACTCAACCTTTGATAGGGTTATAATGGACGCTTTAAAAGAAGAGACAGACTGTGAAATAGTGTTTAACCCCGGTTATAGATGGGGAACTACCGTTCTTCCGGGAGGAAATATTACAGTTGATGACGTTTACAGTATGACAGCCATAACATATCCTGACGTTTACAGGTTTGAACTTACAGGTCAGCAGATTAAAAACCTCTTAGAAGACATAGCGGACAACGTATTTAACTCTAATCCTCTTTATCAGCAAGGTGGAGATATGAGTAGAACTCTTGGACTTGATTATGAGATAAAAATATCAGCTCCTACAGGTCAAAGAATATCAAATATCAAAGTAAACGGAAAAGACCTTGACCCAAACAGAAGTTATGTAGTTGCATCTTGGGGTGGCAATCTATATAGAGCAGGTAAAAACGCAAAGAAATTCAGACCAGTTTACGACATTACAATTGATTATCTTAAAAGAGTTAAAGTCGTAAATCCACCTTTAAAATCCAACGTAAAAATACTTGACGTTGGATGTGGATGTCCTACAAGTGAGGGTAAATGTCTATGA
- the soxA gene encoding sulfur oxidation c-type cytochrome SoxA produces MRLKGKVLLFGLTLAIATYSVNKAISQEAGQAISEEDLALYKSGINPGEVFAQEVGGALFNKPMGTSNKSCASCHSEEKLKKVVGTYPKYEPKLNAVISLQQRIQMCQKLNQGVDKPFELKSQENTALLTYLKYIASGEKINVDTSSNSVVKEYYEYGKYVFNLKRGKRNLSCAVCHENAAGMVLRMQKLNPLGAEYNGIKGTNAAAHWPGYRMTQSKVVTIEQRFQQCMSQASMKVLPLGSKEMVALELYVTSLANGSTIEAPGLVR; encoded by the coding sequence ATGAGATTAAAGGGAAAAGTCTTGCTTTTTGGACTTACGTTAGCGATAGCTACATACAGTGTAAATAAAGCTATATCACAAGAGGCAGGACAGGCAATATCAGAGGAAGACTTGGCACTTTATAAATCAGGTATAAACCCAGGAGAAGTTTTTGCTCAAGAAGTTGGTGGTGCATTATTTAACAAACCTATGGGAACATCAAACAAATCCTGTGCTTCTTGCCACAGTGAAGAAAAATTAAAAAAGGTAGTAGGAACTTATCCAAAGTATGAACCAAAATTAAACGCTGTAATATCATTACAACAGAGAATACAGATGTGTCAGAAGCTAAACCAAGGAGTAGATAAACCATTTGAACTAAAAAGTCAAGAAAACACAGCTCTACTAACATACCTTAAATACATAGCTTCTGGAGAAAAAATAAACGTAGATACATCTTCCAATTCAGTAGTAAAAGAATATTACGAATATGGAAAGTATGTCTTTAATCTTAAAAGAGGAAAAAGAAATCTTTCCTGTGCAGTCTGTCACGAAAATGCAGCCGGAATGGTTTTAAGAATGCAGAAATTAAACCCATTAGGAGCTGAATACAACGGAATAAAGGGAACAAACGCCGCAGCTCACTGGCCAGGTTATAGAATGACTCAAAGTAAGGTAGTTACTATAGAACAAAGATTTCAACAATGCATGTCTCAAGCCAGTATGAAAGTTTTACCTCTTGGGTCAAAAGAGATGGTCGCTTTAGAGCTTTATGTTACATCTTTAGCAAACGGATCAACTATAGAAGCTCCAGGATTAGTAAGATAA
- the soxZ gene encoding thiosulfate oxidation carrier complex protein SoxZ, with protein MARQALVKINPKEYKKDDLVRVDSVIMHPMDTGLVKDKESGKYIAAHHITSVEVYYGDEKITWMEVSGSVSANPFISFYVKATKSAPLKIVWKDNKGDVTEKVIDIKVD; from the coding sequence ATGGCAAGACAAGCTTTAGTAAAAATAAATCCAAAAGAATATAAGAAAGATGATTTAGTAAGAGTTGACTCTGTAATAATGCATCCTATGGATACTGGACTGGTAAAAGATAAAGAGTCTGGGAAATATATTGCAGCACATCACATCACAAGTGTAGAAGTTTACTATGGAGATGAGAAGATAACATGGATGGAAGTATCTGGATCTGTTAGTGCAAACCCGTTTATATCTTTCTATGTAAAAGCTACAAAATCAGCTCCTTTAAAAATTGTCTGGAAAGATAACAAAGGTGATGTAACAGAGAAAGTAATAGATATAAAAGTAGATTAA
- the soxY gene encoding thiosulfate oxidation carrier protein SoxY codes for MNRREFLKATSVAAVSTAVLGSGVFTNVRAAELVDNPPPKKPFDEALKEITGGKAVSDSDKVKLVAPEIAENGAVVPVTVEVELPIEQVKAIHILADKNHNARTMSVYFTPVNGKAYISTRIRLAETMNVVAVAQLADGSFIKAQKPVKVTIGGCG; via the coding sequence ATGAACAGAAGAGAATTTTTAAAAGCAACGTCAGTAGCAGCTGTATCAACAGCTGTTTTAGGAAGTGGTGTGTTTACGAATGTTAGAGCAGCAGAATTAGTTGACAACCCTCCACCTAAGAAGCCTTTTGATGAGGCTCTAAAAGAGATAACAGGTGGAAAAGCTGTATCAGACTCAGACAAAGTTAAACTCGTAGCTCCTGAAATTGCAGAAAACGGAGCAGTTGTGCCTGTCACTGTAGAAGTAGAACTACCTATTGAACAAGTAAAAGCTATACATATTCTCGCAGACAAAAACCACAATGCAAGAACTATGAGTGTTTACTTTACTCCTGTAAATGGAAAAGCTTACATATCTACAAGAATAAGGCTTGCAGAAACTATGAACGTAGTTGCGGTTGCTCAACTTGCAGACGGTAGCTTTATAAAAGCACAAAAACCGGTTAAAGTTACAATCGGTGGATGTGGATAA
- a CDS encoding thioredoxin family protein, with translation MKKVLLALLVLIGFSNAQINWVPYNQAFEKAKKENKLVFIYIYSPSCHYCDIMDFTVFESKRVEELLNNHFVPVKIRKCSNEGIEVRKKYGFVGTPMFYFLNPDGSKIKTIFGAWEEKDFVKILNYFASGSYKEMTMDEYFMKQK, from the coding sequence TTGAAAAAGGTTTTACTTGCTTTACTTGTATTAATTGGTTTTTCTAATGCCCAGATAAACTGGGTTCCTTATAACCAAGCTTTTGAAAAAGCAAAGAAGGAGAATAAACTTGTATTTATCTACATATACTCTCCTTCTTGCCATTACTGTGATATTATGGACTTTACAGTATTTGAAAGTAAAAGAGTAGAAGAACTGCTTAATAATCATTTTGTTCCAGTAAAGATTAGAAAGTGTAGCAACGAAGGAATAGAAGTAAGGAAAAAGTATGGCTTTGTAGGAACTCCGATGTTTTACTTTTTAAATCCAGATGGAAGTAAAATAAAAACGATTTTTGGAGCCTGGGAAGAGAAAGACTTTGTTAAAATACTTAATTACTTTGCATCTGGAAGCTATAAAGAGATGACAATGGATGAATACTTTATGAAACAAAAATAG
- the soxX gene encoding sulfur oxidation c-type cytochrome SoxX yields the protein MKFKKLLLTTAAAITGISALAFALTLQDAGIENPEAKSMMLKDVPPEPRLYAIDPSCNLSDKESIKKLAEKGKKVFMEVRKGNCVACHCAPEAKGCGNIGPDLTGYRNGLFKAPNYRGEPKTVDWLHQKIADGRILIPKELQSVPYYNIMTVQLTTGQLTAEEVCQLTAYLLSLE from the coding sequence TTGAAATTTAAAAAATTACTACTAACAACAGCAGCTGCTATAACTGGGATTTCAGCTTTAGCATTTGCTTTAACCCTTCAAGATGCTGGTATAGAAAATCCAGAAGCAAAAAGTATGATGCTAAAAGATGTACCTCCTGAACCAAGATTATACGCTATCGACCCTTCTTGTAATTTATCAGATAAAGAAAGCATAAAAAAATTGGCTGAAAAAGGAAAAAAGGTATTTATGGAAGTGAGAAAAGGAAACTGTGTTGCCTGTCACTGTGCCCCTGAAGCAAAAGGTTGTGGAAACATAGGACCAGATCTTACAGGTTATAGAAACGGACTGTTTAAAGCTCCAAATTACAGAGGAGAGCCAAAAACAGTTGACTGGCTTCATCAAAAAATTGCCGACGGAAGAATTTTAATCCCAAAAGAACTTCAAAGTGTACCATACTATAACATAATGACAGTTCAGCTCACAACAGGACAGTTAACAGCCGAAGAAGTATGCCAGCTAACTGCTTATCTTTTAAGCTTGGAGTGA
- a CDS encoding NAD(P)/FAD-dependent oxidoreductase, which produces MLKNKLNVNRRQFLAGSAALAASNLMPNVSLANEADFKATKSAKVVIVGGGYGGVSTAKQLRKLLPDISITLIDKNPFFVSCPMSNLYLGDFYEFGNLCFPYEPLKAKYNIDFINTKVMDVDLDKKLVITPYDKISYDFLVLSPGISYDIDKSQKDFFVKYPPAFKPGGEHLYLKKLLENFDGGDIVITVPSYPYRCPPAPYERAALILNYITKRKLKAHLYFIDANERPVINSEGFMKAYYELYKGYADYITGTTVKEIDTANNVVKTTNGDFKFDLANVIPPMKASKLLEKIGFLENNQKWVEVETFTFETKVPNVFVIGDSARTFLPKSGFGANMQGKIVANIIAERITGKKLKQEELLMVLCYSMVSDKEAIMSETSFKINREKNVITPIHREDNTRRESTVKRYHEWAKGLWREMFG; this is translated from the coding sequence ATGTTAAAGAACAAATTAAATGTTAACAGAAGACAGTTCTTAGCTGGCAGTGCTGCATTAGCAGCTTCTAATCTAATGCCAAATGTATCTCTTGCAAACGAAGCGGATTTTAAGGCTACAAAATCGGCAAAAGTAGTTATAGTAGGTGGAGGATACGGTGGAGTATCTACAGCAAAACAGCTAAGAAAACTACTACCAGACATATCTATCACACTAATAGACAAAAATCCTTTCTTTGTATCCTGTCCTATGAGTAATCTATATTTAGGAGACTTTTACGAATTTGGTAATCTCTGTTTTCCATATGAACCTTTAAAGGCTAAGTATAACATAGATTTTATAAATACGAAAGTAATGGATGTAGACTTAGACAAAAAGTTAGTTATAACTCCTTACGATAAAATATCTTACGACTTTTTAGTTTTATCTCCCGGAATCTCCTACGATATAGACAAATCTCAGAAAGATTTCTTTGTAAAGTATCCACCTGCTTTTAAACCCGGCGGAGAACATCTTTATTTAAAAAAGCTGTTAGAGAATTTTGATGGTGGTGATATTGTTATAACTGTCCCCTCTTACCCTTATAGATGTCCTCCAGCTCCTTACGAAAGAGCTGCACTTATACTAAACTACATAACAAAAAGAAAACTCAAAGCCCATCTATACTTTATAGATGCAAACGAAAGACCTGTCATTAACTCAGAAGGATTCATGAAAGCTTACTACGAACTTTACAAAGGATACGCAGATTACATTACTGGAACAACTGTTAAGGAGATAGATACTGCAAATAATGTAGTAAAAACAACAAACGGAGACTTTAAATTTGATCTCGCTAACGTAATACCACCAATGAAAGCATCAAAACTCTTAGAAAAAATAGGATTTTTAGAAAACAATCAAAAATGGGTAGAAGTTGAAACGTTTACATTTGAGACAAAAGTTCCAAACGTTTTCGTTATAGGAGACTCTGCAAGAACATTCTTACCAAAGTCTGGTTTTGGTGCAAATATGCAAGGCAAGATAGTAGCAAACATCATAGCGGAAAGAATAACAGGTAAAAAATTAAAACAAGAAGAGCTTTTAATGGTACTTTGCTACTCTATGGTTAGTGATAAAGAAGCTATAATGTCAGAGACAAGCTTCAAGATAAACAGAGAAAAAAATGTAATTACACCTATTCACAGAGAAGACAACACAAGAAGAGAATCTACAGTCAAAAGATATCACGAATGGGCAAAAGGGTTATGGAGAGAGATGTTTGGTTAA
- a CDS encoding Rieske 2Fe-2S domain-containing protein, protein MDRRKFIKSCTVIGAMSTINPGFFNQLFAQEINLVKKYNKALLIKEDGTPLKEEDIKPYNYYLFFYPFVSTPCYLINLDKEVPPCDVKLSDGSIYKFKGGVGIKKNIVAYSAICSHQWSYPTKDYAFINYYSPEQKSQTTNRSNVIQCCAHLSVFDPSQGGIVLEGPAPLPLANIILTFEDGKFYAEGVLGKDQFEEFFDNYKSDLREQYGTTKKAKSLVETATVMEVGKYVKEQIKC, encoded by the coding sequence ATGGATAGGAGAAAATTTATAAAAAGTTGTACAGTTATAGGGGCTATGTCAACTATTAATCCAGGATTTTTTAATCAACTTTTTGCTCAAGAGATTAATTTAGTAAAAAAGTACAACAAAGCTCTATTAATAAAGGAAGACGGTACTCCTTTAAAAGAGGAGGATATAAAACCATACAATTACTATTTGTTCTTCTATCCTTTTGTTTCTACACCTTGCTATTTAATTAACCTTGACAAAGAAGTTCCTCCATGTGATGTAAAGTTATCCGATGGTAGTATTTATAAATTTAAAGGAGGTGTTGGAATAAAGAAAAACATAGTTGCATATTCGGCTATTTGTTCTCACCAGTGGAGCTATCCAACTAAAGATTACGCTTTTATAAACTATTACTCACCAGAACAGAAATCCCAAACCACAAACAGATCAAACGTAATTCAATGTTGTGCTCACCTTTCTGTTTTTGACCCTTCTCAAGGAGGAATAGTTTTAGAGGGTCCTGCACCACTTCCTTTAGCGAATATCATATTAACATTTGAAGATGGAAAATTTTATGCAGAAGGTGTTTTAGGTAAAGACCAGTTTGAAGAATTTTTTGATAACTATAAATCCGATTTAAGAGAACAATATGGAACTACAAAAAAAGCAAAAAGTTTAGTAGAAACCGCAACAGTTATGGAGGTAGGGAAGTATGTTAAAGAACAAATTAAATGTTAA
- a CDS encoding FCSD flavin-binding domain-containing protein — translation MALISHSTYKKKIITEQWGDLDFTDGSIYPTCKAAGIVYKAGLVKKGEKWPSIDPLKYHFMGDERVYVTGDARNQPFSKSGNTSNSEGHYIAKLIVAKLNGKDIPWQSPETLCYSAVEKEKAGWIDVKYAYDPQKGFSFADPKVDENATESNYKAYIEWAKGLFRDMFG, via the coding sequence ATGGCATTAATTTCTCACTCAACGTATAAAAAGAAAATTATTACAGAACAATGGGGAGATTTGGATTTTACAGATGGAAGTATTTATCCAACTTGTAAAGCTGCTGGAATTGTTTATAAAGCTGGACTTGTTAAAAAAGGTGAAAAATGGCCATCTATTGATCCGTTGAAGTATCACTTTATGGGAGATGAAAGAGTATACGTAACAGGAGATGCAAGAAATCAGCCATTCTCAAAAAGTGGAAACACTTCAAATTCAGAAGGTCATTACATTGCGAAACTAATAGTAGCTAAGTTAAATGGTAAAGATATTCCATGGCAATCTCCAGAAACATTATGTTATTCTGCTGTTGAAAAAGAAAAAGCTGGATGGATAGACGTTAAATACGCTTATGATCCTCAAAAAGGATTCTCCTTTGCGGATCCAAAAGTTGACGAAAACGCTACAGAATCAAACTACAAAGCTTATATAGAATGGGCAAAAGGTTTATTCAGAGATATGTTTGGTTAA